In Humulus lupulus chromosome 6, drHumLupu1.1, whole genome shotgun sequence, a single genomic region encodes these proteins:
- the LOC133782667 gene encoding zinc finger CCCH domain-containing protein 34-like — MDEELLKRFTDCVYFLASPLTCKKGIDCEYRHSEIARLNPRDCWYWLAGSCLNPICAFRHPPLDGLTAATSESAPCIEPVSKTNVPCYFYFNGYCNKVDKCPFLHSLEADVPPVENSVKLTIVNSEVLPLEKNTFAGSDSGLAPTNAHLNIHAAVKATMNTKVQPYEDFQPSALKDVENERDSTQISVSDCEETATIGSNFLFPASHSVQSESYETEEHSSGDRVEGQLDSEDRWESSPGFDVLVDGESENLDCEDDQEFIVELDRERKELNSHFLGYEFESPVDYNSKYHDTEARYEGEMYYPYNDQVIEHIFDDATHMRNAPVYGKAEMFDSILGRKRKLVHVELGYDSCKDEDLREKLSRRRFVGSHSVTGLSRMRESSRLISRRHDGSWWKGMEHRQPHGRLASDVHRRSIESVGNDRNYLNGGRPRGLRRYSQQYHPRKHFKEKRPTQGRSEVSRKLAPRERRSSQRASTFTGPKSLAQIKEEKKRVEGKCDFNGKMGHSRKMVLTDFQGPQPLSEILKKKKKLTGESEVHSSSL; from the exons ATGGACGAAGAATTGTTAAAGCGCTTCACCGATTGCGTCTATTTCTTGGCTTCGCCTCTTACCTGCAAGAAG GGCATAGATTGTGAGTACAGGCACAGTGAGATTGCAAGACTCAACCCAAGGGATTGCTGGTACTGGTTGGCTGGAAGCTGTCTCAATCCAATCTGTGCTTTTAGGCATCCT CCATTAGATGGACTCACTGCAGCAACATCAGAATCTGCCCCTTGCATTGAACCTGTGAGCAAGACTAATGTTccttgttatttttatttcaatGGGTACTGCAATAAAGTTGACAAATGTCCATTTCTGCATAGCCTTGAGGCTGATGTTCCACCTGTTGAGAATTCAGTAAAACTAACAATAGTGAATTCTGAGGTGCTTCCATTGGAAAAGAACACATTTGCTGGAAGTGATTCAGGGTTGGCACCTACTAATGCTCATTTAAATATACATGCTGCTGTAAAGGCAACAATGAATACTAAAGTCCAGCCATATGAAGATTTTCAACCATCTGCATTAAAAGATGTCGAAAACGAAAGGGATTCCACACAGATATCTGTTTCTGATTGTGAAGAGACAGCCACAATCGggtcaaacttcttgtttccagcAAGTCACTCTGTACAAAGTGAATCTTATGAAACTGAAGAGCACAGTTCAGGAGATCGTGTGGAAGGCCAGCTTGACTCAGAGGATAGGTGGGAATCATCTCCAGGCTTTGATGTTCTTGTAGATGGAGAATCAGAGAATTTGGATTGTGAGGATGATCAAGAGTTCATAGTGGAACTTGATAGGGAAAGAAAGGAGTTGAACAGCCATTTCTTAGGGTATGAATTTGAAAGCCCAGTGGACTATAATTCCAAATACCATGACACAGAAGCTCGCTATGAAGGTGAGATGTACTATCCTTATAATGATCAAGTCATTGAGCACATTTTTGATGATGCGACTCATATGAGGAATGCTCCTGTGTATGGAAAAGCCGAAATGTTCGATTCCATTTTAGGCCGGAAGAGGAAACTAGTGCATGTGGAACTAGGCTATGATAGCTGCAAAGATGAAGACCTCCGGGAGAAACTTAGTAGGCGTAGGTTTGTTGGCAGCCATTCGGTGACTGGCTTATCAAGAATGAGGGAATCAAGTCGGCTGATTAGTAGACGCCATGATGGGTCTTGGTGGAAAGGTATGGAACATAGGCAACCACATGGAAGATTGGCATCAGATGTGCATAGGAGAAGTATTGAATCAGTTGGTAATGATAGAAATTACTTGAATGGTGGAAGGCCTCGTGGTTTGCGTAGATACTCACAGCAGTATCACCCCAGGAAGCATTTCAAGGAGAAAAGGCCTACTCAGGGGAGATCTGAAGTCTCAAGGAAATTGGCACCGAGGGAGAGGAGATCTTCTCAGAGGGCTTCTACATTTACTGGTCCTAAATCTCTTGCGCAGATCAAGGAAGAGAAGAAAAGAGTAGAAGGAAAGTGTGATTTCAATGGAAAAATGGGTCATTCAAGAAAGATGGTATTAACAGACTTCCAAGGTCCCCAACCCCTGAGTGAAATcctgaagaagaaaaagaagctGACTGGTGAAAGTGAAGTCCATTCCAGTAGCCTCTGA